A region from the Algoriphagus machipongonensis genome encodes:
- a CDS encoding RagB/SusD family nutrient uptake outer membrane protein, whose amino-acid sequence MKRNIKHLFVMLAACFTIASCNSDFLNTEPLGEISESAVWSDPALAEAFVTGIYQGFGMGGFDEQMLASLTDEAIFTHPGRGITTITEARSNPADIGWVNYSHEWGNMYSYIRRANLAIENLSEPQFENDGGIVDRLMGEAKFMRAFYYHQLARYYGGVPIVDRPYELGEESYDIPRGTWEETIDFIVSDLNDAASLLEGKSLADGRATELAALALKSRVLLYAASDLHDAGTAQANSSVLAGYPNIELVAYTGGSQMDRWQQAQAAAKAVIDKASGNLYGLSEPVSHEEGIQNYINNSLSRNGGENELIMARYFINANQENGGRQGLYNGPNGYNNWAGNSPVQLLVDDYEMMDGTKFDWNDPEQAANPYENRDARFYASILYDGSQWKPRSTANQAKDPLGQIQTGTYEVIDASGAVVPHFGLDTRNSSIEDWNGSYTGYYIRKFIDPDPAIVDQNTWQEVPWPILRYTEAVLNYVEASLELGQEDEARNWLNQIRFRVGQPATTASGDELMELYRNERRIEMAYEEQRYFDARRWMIAEETLGRQANVINITGTLKPGASVSIYRYDPDSYNYVYKVQPIDPGKENRLWLDKMYYIPIHRNEINRNAALVQNPGFE is encoded by the coding sequence ATGAAAAGAAATATAAAACACTTATTTGTCATGTTGGCAGCTTGCTTTACCATAGCAAGTTGTAATAGCGACTTTCTAAATACAGAACCATTGGGCGAGATTTCTGAATCTGCCGTATGGTCTGACCCAGCACTGGCGGAAGCCTTTGTTACTGGAATTTACCAGGGATTTGGTATGGGTGGATTTGATGAGCAAATGCTTGCTTCCCTTACTGATGAAGCGATATTTACACACCCTGGACGTGGTATTACGACCATTACTGAAGCTAGATCAAACCCAGCAGATATTGGATGGGTTAACTACTCTCACGAATGGGGTAATATGTATAGCTACATTAGAAGAGCAAACCTAGCGATTGAAAATTTATCCGAGCCACAGTTTGAAAATGATGGTGGGATCGTAGATCGATTGATGGGTGAAGCTAAATTCATGAGAGCTTTCTATTACCACCAGTTAGCAAGATATTACGGTGGTGTACCAATCGTAGATCGCCCATATGAGCTTGGTGAGGAGTCATATGATATCCCGAGAGGAACTTGGGAAGAAACAATTGATTTTATTGTCTCAGATTTGAATGATGCTGCATCTCTTTTAGAAGGGAAATCTCTTGCAGATGGAAGAGCTACAGAATTGGCAGCTTTGGCATTAAAATCTAGAGTTTTATTATATGCTGCAAGTGATCTGCATGATGCTGGTACTGCACAAGCAAATTCTTCCGTATTGGCTGGATATCCTAATATTGAGTTAGTAGCCTATACAGGAGGAAGTCAAATGGATAGATGGCAACAAGCACAAGCTGCTGCTAAAGCAGTGATTGACAAAGCTTCTGGTAACCTGTATGGACTTTCTGAGCCAGTTTCTCATGAAGAAGGTATTCAAAACTATATCAATAATTCGCTTTCCAGAAATGGTGGAGAGAATGAATTGATTATGGCTAGATACTTTATCAATGCTAATCAGGAAAATGGAGGTCGTCAAGGTCTTTACAATGGTCCAAACGGTTATAATAACTGGGCAGGAAATAGCCCGGTTCAATTGCTTGTTGATGACTATGAAATGATGGACGGAACCAAATTTGACTGGAACGATCCAGAGCAGGCAGCAAATCCATATGAAAATCGAGATGCAAGATTCTATGCTTCTATCCTATATGATGGATCTCAATGGAAGCCAAGATCTACTGCAAACCAAGCAAAAGATCCATTAGGTCAAATTCAAACTGGTACTTATGAGGTGATAGATGCTTCTGGTGCTGTAGTTCCTCACTTTGGTTTGGATACTAGAAACAGTTCTATTGAGGATTGGAATGGTAGTTATACAGGATATTATATCCGCAAGTTTATCGATCCAGATCCAGCAATTGTAGATCAAAATACTTGGCAAGAGGTTCCTTGGCCAATCTTAAGATATACCGAGGCAGTCTTGAATTATGTTGAGGCTTCTCTGGAATTAGGTCAGGAAGATGAAGCCAGAAATTGGTTGAATCAAATCAGATTTAGAGTTGGGCAGCCAGCTACCACAGCTTCTGGTGATGAATTGATGGAACTGTATAGAAATGAGAGAAGGATTGAAATGGCATATGAGGAGCAAAGATATTTTGATGCTCGTCGTTGGATGATCGCGGAGGAAACCCTTGGTCGTCAGGCAAATGTCATCAATATCACGGGTACTTTGAAGCCTGGAGCTTCTGTTTCCATCTATAGATATGATCCTGATTCTTATAATTATGTGTATAAGGTTCAGCCAATCGATCCAGGTAAGGAAAATAGACTTTGGTTAGATAAGATGTATTACATCCCAATTCACCGAAATGAAATAAATAGAAACGCTGCTTTGGTCCAGAATCCTGGATTCGAATAA
- a CDS encoding VCBS repeat-containing protein, producing the protein MKKLVPSIALITLTFFSCSENGETPESSQTTPPPLFNLVKSQESGIDFQNKLDESLNLNVLMYEYLYNGGGVATGDLNGDGLEDIYFSANVSGNKLYLNKGGFKFQDITDLSGALGKPGPWKTGVTMVDINGDKKMDIYLCYSGNLPPEKRQNQLFINQGNNAEGIPQFEEKAAEYGIASGSPSTSASFFDFDKDGDLDLFLLNHNTKSTQILDVSVTKSLMKEKHEAGPQLFENVDGKFVEVTQKAGISSSSLSYGLGLAISDINGDGWPDIYIGNDYTIPDYLYINQKDGTFKDQILEMMDHVSNFSMGNDIADINNDGLVDIMTLDMMPEDNTRQKLLLAPDNYEVFDLNVKKGFHHQYMRNMLHVNNGDGTFYEIGQVAGISNTDWSWSSLFADFDNDGWKDLFVSNGYLRDYNNMDFLKYMDNYVKTAGGKLKREDLLSMVKNMPSSNLTNYMYKNDNNLTFENATENWGLSQPANSNGVAYSDLDNDGDLDLVINNINAEAFVYKNLAVEQKKGNYLKVHLNGSDKNSIALGAVVKLYANGYTQLLEQNIYRGFQSSVSPVLHFGLGDANKVDSLVVTWPNGNQSRQVDISVNQDLVLDQSDAISPKNYNTENENVLFTSTQDLPIRGEKTINDFKRQPLLTNAISGNGNAMVAADFNGDGRNDLFVGAGPGASGRVYFQNSNGEFSYSDSTAFMAAMQSEDAVALAFDANGDGAMDLYVGSGGVYSFPEGAPVFADRLYLNDGKGRFSLSNGSLPREYFSSGAVVSLDINGDSFPDLVVGGRVVPGQYPLSPGARVLINDGKASFSDQTDEIAPELKNLGMITDAQVADLDQDGTEELIIAGEAMPIQVFKIMSGKLTEVTDQYFSQLEVGFWNHLEIDDFNGDGQLDILAGNLGLNSQLKVSDERPAELLYKDFDNNGSIDAILSSYIGEERYPTVSRDELLGQVNYLKKRYLDFKSFASVKTDDIFTSEEREGAKKIYINRLKSTLFVRNEEGMFEEQKMPIQLQFSPVFASQFLDVNGDGINDIVLAGNMNQTKLRYGKYDANHSMVFLGDSTGSFRYLSKTKSGISVKGDVRNILQVDNKLLFLVKGEGVKSFAFRSSKGEL; encoded by the coding sequence ATGAAAAAACTAGTACCCAGCATAGCCCTAATTACCCTTACATTTTTTTCTTGTTCAGAAAATGGAGAAACACCTGAATCAAGTCAAACTACACCCCCTCCTCTTTTTAATTTAGTTAAGTCTCAAGAATCCGGTATCGATTTTCAAAATAAGCTAGACGAGTCCCTCAATCTAAATGTCCTGATGTATGAATACCTCTACAATGGAGGAGGTGTCGCTACAGGAGATTTAAATGGTGATGGATTAGAAGATATTTATTTTTCAGCTAATGTTTCCGGAAACAAACTCTATCTGAATAAAGGAGGTTTTAAATTTCAAGATATCACAGATCTTTCAGGAGCATTAGGAAAACCAGGGCCCTGGAAGACAGGAGTGACCATGGTAGATATCAATGGAGATAAAAAAATGGATATTTATCTTTGCTACTCGGGTAATCTTCCCCCAGAAAAACGTCAAAATCAACTTTTTATTAATCAAGGTAATAACGCTGAAGGTATTCCACAGTTTGAAGAAAAAGCTGCTGAATATGGAATTGCATCCGGATCCCCTAGTACCTCGGCTAGTTTTTTTGACTTTGATAAAGATGGGGATCTTGACCTGTTTCTTTTAAACCATAATACCAAGTCCACCCAGATTTTGGACGTTTCAGTGACTAAATCACTGATGAAAGAAAAGCATGAAGCTGGACCTCAGTTGTTCGAAAACGTGGATGGTAAATTCGTCGAAGTAACGCAGAAAGCAGGTATTTCTAGTTCCAGTCTCTCTTATGGGCTAGGTTTGGCGATATCAGATATTAATGGAGATGGCTGGCCAGATATTTATATTGGAAATGACTACACGATTCCAGACTATCTTTATATCAACCAAAAAGATGGCACATTCAAGGATCAAATTCTTGAGATGATGGACCATGTTTCCAATTTTTCTATGGGGAATGATATTGCTGATATCAATAATGATGGATTGGTAGATATCATGACTTTGGATATGATGCCAGAGGATAATACCCGTCAAAAACTGCTCTTGGCTCCTGACAATTACGAGGTATTTGACTTAAATGTCAAAAAAGGGTTTCATCATCAGTACATGAGAAATATGCTCCATGTGAATAATGGTGATGGGACATTTTATGAGATTGGGCAAGTTGCTGGAATCTCAAATACAGATTGGAGCTGGTCTAGTTTGTTTGCGGATTTTGATAATGATGGATGGAAAGACCTTTTTGTCAGCAATGGTTATTTGAGAGATTATAACAACATGGATTTTCTCAAATACATGGACAATTACGTCAAAACTGCCGGAGGTAAACTAAAGCGGGAAGATTTACTTAGCATGGTAAAAAACATGCCATCCTCCAACCTGACCAATTACATGTACAAAAATGATAACAACCTTACGTTTGAAAATGCTACAGAAAATTGGGGACTAAGTCAACCAGCAAACAGTAATGGTGTTGCTTATTCCGACTTAGACAATGATGGGGATTTAGATTTAGTAATCAACAATATAAATGCGGAAGCATTTGTCTATAAAAATCTTGCTGTCGAGCAAAAGAAAGGAAATTACCTCAAAGTTCATTTAAATGGTTCTGATAAAAATAGCATTGCTTTAGGTGCAGTTGTCAAGTTATATGCCAATGGATACACTCAACTTTTAGAGCAAAATATTTATAGAGGTTTTCAATCTTCTGTCAGTCCGGTTTTACATTTTGGACTTGGAGATGCTAACAAGGTGGATTCCCTTGTAGTTACTTGGCCTAATGGAAATCAATCCCGACAAGTAGATATTTCTGTCAATCAGGATTTAGTCTTGGATCAATCAGATGCCATTAGCCCTAAAAATTATAACACTGAGAATGAAAATGTATTGTTCACTTCAACTCAGGATTTACCTATTAGAGGTGAAAAAACCATCAATGATTTCAAGCGTCAACCTTTACTGACAAATGCAATTTCCGGGAATGGGAATGCAATGGTTGCTGCTGATTTCAACGGTGATGGAAGAAATGATCTATTTGTAGGTGCAGGACCGGGAGCAAGCGGTAGAGTATATTTTCAAAATTCCAATGGGGAATTTAGCTATTCTGATTCTACAGCATTTATGGCTGCAATGCAATCTGAGGATGCAGTAGCCTTGGCTTTTGATGCCAATGGTGATGGAGCAATGGATTTATATGTAGGAAGTGGAGGAGTTTATAGCTTCCCAGAAGGAGCACCTGTTTTTGCTGACCGACTTTACCTAAATGATGGCAAAGGAAGATTCTCTTTAAGCAATGGAAGTTTGCCAAGAGAATATTTTTCTTCTGGAGCAGTAGTAAGCTTGGATATCAATGGAGATAGTTTTCCTGATTTGGTGGTAGGAGGTCGTGTCGTTCCAGGGCAATACCCACTCTCTCCAGGTGCAAGAGTCTTGATCAATGATGGGAAGGCTTCATTTTCTGATCAAACTGATGAAATAGCTCCAGAGCTCAAAAATCTAGGTATGATTACAGATGCTCAGGTTGCCGACTTAGATCAAGATGGAACAGAAGAGCTTATAATAGCGGGAGAGGCAATGCCTATCCAAGTGTTCAAAATCATGAGTGGAAAATTGACTGAAGTGACTGATCAATATTTTTCTCAACTGGAGGTAGGCTTTTGGAATCATTTAGAAATTGATGATTTCAATGGAGATGGTCAATTGGATATTTTGGCTGGAAATTTGGGACTGAATTCTCAATTGAAAGTATCTGATGAGAGACCAGCAGAGCTACTCTACAAAGACTTTGATAATAATGGGTCTATAGATGCGATCTTGAGCTCCTACATTGGAGAAGAAAGATATCCTACTGTCAGTCGAGATGAGCTTTTAGGTCAGGTGAATTATTTGAAAAAAAGATACCTGGATTTTAAATCTTTTGCATCTGTCAAGACAGACGATATTTTCACCAGTGAAGAACGAGAGGGAGCTAAAAAAATCTACATAAATAGACTAAAATCTACCCTATTTGTAAGGAATGAAGAAGGTATGTTTGAGGAGCAAAAGATGCCAATTCAGTTGCAGTTTTCTCCGGTTTTTGCATCTCAGTTTTTAGATGTCAATGGAGATGGAATCAATGACATTGTTTTGGCAGGAAATATGAATCAAACCAAGCTCAGGTATGGTAAATATGATGCAAATCACTCCATGGTTTTCTTGGGTGATTCTACTGGTAGTTTCCGATACCTTTCTAAAACGAAATCTGGCATTTCAGTGAAAGGAGATGTAAGGAATATCCTTCAGGTTGACAATAAGCTTTTGTTTTTGGTCAAAGGAGAAGGAGTTAAGTCCTTTGCCTTCCGTTCATCAAAAGGCGAGCTTTAA
- a CDS encoding formylglycine-generating enzyme family protein yields the protein MKKAIAPIILIGILAFYNLQKPAFEAYTQNIPGSPVSFDMTPIEGGTFDMGSANGNEDESPVHEVSIEPFWMGTHEVTWDAFEMFLDKNYELAISEGPIGEVVDGLTRPSIPYLDMTFNMGKEGKPAIGMTQYGAIQFCHWLYLKTGIFYRLPTEAEWEYAAKAGTETPYFFGSDVSQMDEYAWTQENSDELTHIVGKKKPNPWGLYDIYGNVLEWTSDQYDPDFYSSSPAENPSNPSTELYPRVVRGGSYDTPAEEITSSKRFVTKSDWKRIDPQIPKSQWWFPEAPFLGMRLVRPLNPPSPEEIKAYYTAAPITDY from the coding sequence ATGAAAAAAGCAATTGCGCCAATTATTCTAATTGGAATACTGGCCTTTTATAATTTACAAAAACCAGCTTTTGAAGCTTATACTCAAAATATTCCAGGGTCTCCGGTGTCTTTTGATATGACGCCAATTGAAGGAGGTACCTTTGATATGGGATCTGCCAATGGGAATGAAGATGAAAGCCCAGTACATGAAGTTTCCATAGAACCTTTTTGGATGGGAACTCATGAAGTTACCTGGGATGCGTTCGAAATGTTTCTAGATAAAAACTATGAGCTAGCCATTTCAGAAGGTCCTATTGGCGAGGTAGTGGATGGGTTGACAAGACCTAGTATTCCATACCTTGATATGACATTTAACATGGGGAAAGAAGGTAAGCCAGCCATTGGAATGACTCAGTATGGAGCAATTCAATTTTGTCATTGGCTATACCTAAAAACCGGGATATTTTACAGACTTCCCACAGAGGCAGAATGGGAATATGCTGCAAAAGCAGGAACAGAAACTCCCTATTTCTTTGGCTCTGATGTTTCACAAATGGATGAGTATGCATGGACTCAAGAGAATTCAGATGAGTTGACGCATATTGTTGGCAAGAAAAAGCCAAACCCTTGGGGGCTTTATGATATTTATGGAAATGTCTTAGAATGGACCTCTGACCAATATGATCCGGATTTTTATAGTAGTTCTCCAGCAGAAAATCCAAGCAACCCATCTACAGAGCTTTATCCTAGAGTAGTTAGGGGTGGGAGTTATGATACTCCTGCAGAAGAAATTACTTCTTCGAAAAGATTTGTAACAAAATCTGATTGGAAGAGGATTGACCCTCAAATTCCAAAAAGCCAATGGTGGTTTCCAGAAGCTCCATTTTTAGGGATGAGGCTGGTAAGACCACTCAATCCCCCAAGTCCAGAAGAAATTAAAGCGTATTATACCGCTGCACCTATAACTGATTATTAA
- a CDS encoding hydroxypyruvate isomerase family protein — MERRGFIKKIGLGSTLLGASGAMSIPSFAAQKAEPTFNMDFAPHFGMFRNSAPDGVVDQLKFMADQGFRSLEDNGMLGRSVEEQTLIAKTMESLEMRMGVFVIDGGENWKVSLTSGKQEFMDNFLATCRKSVEVAKRVNAKWMTVVPGYFERNLPIGVQTGNVIEAYKRAAEIFEPHGLVMVMEPLSDNPDLFLRHADQSYMICKAVDSPACKILYDIYHMQRNEGNLIATMEKTWEEIAYIQIGDNPGRKEPTTGEINYSNVFKYIHDKGFTGICGMEHGNAKPGVEGEKALIEAYRKVDIS, encoded by the coding sequence ATGGAAAGAAGAGGATTTATTAAGAAAATTGGCTTAGGAAGCACCCTTTTAGGGGCTTCCGGTGCTATGAGTATTCCTTCGTTTGCAGCTCAAAAAGCGGAACCAACTTTCAATATGGACTTTGCTCCACATTTTGGGATGTTTAGAAATTCTGCTCCTGATGGAGTAGTAGATCAGTTGAAGTTTATGGCTGATCAAGGTTTCAGATCTTTGGAAGATAATGGAATGCTAGGCAGATCAGTGGAAGAGCAGACACTAATTGCTAAAACCATGGAGTCTTTGGAGATGAGAATGGGAGTATTTGTCATAGACGGAGGAGAAAACTGGAAGGTGTCTTTGACAAGTGGCAAACAGGAGTTTATGGATAACTTCTTAGCAACCTGTAGAAAGTCTGTTGAAGTGGCTAAACGGGTAAATGCAAAATGGATGACCGTTGTTCCAGGGTATTTTGAAAGAAACCTACCGATTGGCGTTCAAACGGGAAATGTCATTGAAGCATACAAGCGTGCAGCCGAGATATTTGAGCCACATGGTTTGGTTATGGTTATGGAACCATTAAGTGATAACCCTGATCTTTTTCTTAGACATGCCGACCAATCTTACATGATCTGTAAGGCTGTGGATAGCCCTGCTTGTAAGATTCTTTATGATATCTACCATATGCAGAGAAATGAAGGTAATTTGATTGCGACCATGGAAAAGACCTGGGAGGAAATTGCCTATATCCAAATAGGAGATAATCCTGGAAGGAAAGAACCTACTACCGGTGAAATCAATTATTCCAATGTTTTCAAGTATATCCATGATAAAGGGTTTACAGGAATTTGTGGAATGGAGCATGGAAATGCCAAGCCCGGAGTAGAAGGGGAAAAAGCTTTGATTGAAGCCTATAGAAAAGTAGATATATCTTAA
- a CDS encoding WD40/YVTN/BNR-like repeat-containing protein, giving the protein MRKILYLLSLGILFSCQTTEEKAPESPLGWEVFETPVKASLRGLSPVTAEIAWAAGSGGTWLRTIDGGQNWDYGVVAELDTVDFRSIHAFDAMKAVVVSAGQPSVIYKTEDGGKTWKLKHQELDEAAFLDGITFTDEENGFVIGDPLDGKWTILKTANQGDSWYSLLNLPAAEDGEAAFAASATSLIADGMELWLGTGGVVSKLYYSPDLGETWEEWKSPFMQGESTKGIFSLTSLGKGEVFAVGGDYVEMADTTSTAASFVLEKKEWVLPKKSTKGYRSGVAYFSKLHWLVAVGPTGSDYSKDGGMSWENFPKWVSFG; this is encoded by the coding sequence ATGCGAAAAATCTTATACTTGTTGTCTCTTGGAATCTTATTTTCCTGTCAGACAACTGAAGAGAAAGCTCCTGAAAGCCCTCTGGGTTGGGAAGTTTTTGAAACTCCAGTGAAAGCCTCCCTTAGGGGGCTTTCGCCTGTTACAGCTGAAATTGCCTGGGCTGCCGGAAGTGGTGGTACTTGGTTGCGTACCATAGATGGAGGACAAAATTGGGATTATGGTGTTGTAGCTGAGCTAGATACCGTAGATTTCAGGTCTATTCATGCATTTGATGCCATGAAGGCAGTGGTAGTTTCTGCAGGCCAACCATCTGTAATTTATAAAACAGAAGATGGAGGGAAAACCTGGAAGCTAAAACATCAAGAATTAGACGAAGCAGCATTTCTTGATGGAATCACTTTTACAGATGAGGAAAATGGATTTGTCATTGGTGATCCATTAGATGGAAAGTGGACGATTTTGAAAACAGCTAATCAAGGGGACTCTTGGTATTCTTTATTGAATTTACCGGCTGCAGAAGATGGTGAAGCGGCTTTTGCTGCAAGCGCTACTTCTTTGATTGCAGATGGAATGGAACTTTGGCTAGGTACTGGAGGAGTGGTTTCTAAACTTTATTACTCTCCAGATCTCGGAGAAACTTGGGAAGAATGGAAATCTCCATTCATGCAAGGTGAGTCCACCAAAGGTATTTTTTCCCTAACTAGTTTAGGTAAAGGTGAAGTTTTTGCCGTGGGAGGAGATTATGTGGAAATGGCAGACACCACTTCCACTGCAGCCTCTTTTGTTTTAGAAAAAAAGGAGTGGGTATTACCAAAAAAATCGACCAAAGGTTATCGATCAGGAGTGGCTTACTTTTCAAAACTCCATTGGTTGGTGGCAGTGGGTCCTACAGGGTCTGACTATTCTAAAGATGGAGGCATGAGCTGGGAGAATTTTCCGAAGTGGGTTTCATTCGGTTAA
- a CDS encoding 1-(5-phosphoribosyl)-5-[(5-phosphoribosylamino)methylideneamino]imidazole-4-carboxamide isomerase — protein sequence MFEVIPSIWLINGKCVRLKRGDFATEEAISNNPLEIAQGFESIGIKRLHLVDLDGARRGEPKNYHILEAIAGYTNLHVDFTGGVTTDGDVIKSFEFGAKTVTISSAAANYPERFSQFILSYGREKINLAADTNPADRKIKIRGWLKKTEIDLYDHIEFFYDRGLKYLKCSDVTRDGVMVGPNFELYADLVKKFPNLNIAASGGVRSIEDFKELKKLGVNAAVFGRAYYEGMLKLEDLADFISEK from the coding sequence ATGTTTGAAGTTATTCCATCCATTTGGCTCATTAATGGGAAGTGCGTTCGCCTAAAAAGGGGGGATTTTGCTACTGAGGAGGCCATTTCTAATAACCCTTTGGAAATTGCCCAAGGGTTTGAATCTATTGGAATCAAAAGACTCCATTTGGTAGATTTGGATGGAGCCAGACGTGGGGAGCCAAAAAACTACCATATTTTAGAAGCAATTGCTGGGTATACCAATCTCCATGTTGATTTTACAGGTGGAGTTACGACTGATGGTGACGTGATTAAGTCTTTTGAGTTTGGCGCAAAAACAGTGACTATTTCATCTGCTGCGGCTAATTACCCAGAACGTTTCAGTCAATTTATCCTGTCTTATGGTAGAGAGAAAATCAATCTTGCTGCTGATACCAATCCAGCAGATAGGAAAATAAAGATTCGAGGATGGCTTAAAAAAACTGAAATAGACCTATATGATCATATTGAGTTTTTCTATGATAGAGGTTTGAAATATTTGAAATGTTCTGACGTGACAAGAGACGGAGTAATGGTCGGTCCTAATTTCGAACTTTATGCAGACTTGGTAAAAAAGTTTCCAAACTTAAATATTGCAGCGAGCGGTGGGGTGAGATCTATTGAAGATTTTAAAGAGCTAAAGAAACTTGGAGTAAATGCAGCTGTTTTTGGAAGGGCCTATTATGAAGGCATGCTTAAGTTGGAAGATTTAGCTGATTTTATTTCCGAAAAGTAA
- a CDS encoding tRNA-binding protein, whose protein sequence is MQTIDPEEFYKIELIVGTIIRAEVFEKARKPAYKIWIDLGADLGIKKSSAQITQHYSTENLIGKQVLCVCNLKPRQIADFMSEVLVTGFSSSDGGIILAGVDGPVANGSKLH, encoded by the coding sequence ATGCAAACGATTGATCCAGAAGAATTCTACAAAATTGAATTAATAGTAGGGACAATAATACGTGCAGAAGTTTTTGAGAAAGCCCGTAAACCGGCCTATAAAATTTGGATTGATCTTGGTGCAGATCTTGGTATCAAAAAGTCTTCTGCACAAATCACTCAACATTACTCCACGGAAAATCTAATAGGAAAACAGGTCCTTTGTGTTTGTAATTTAAAGCCAAGACAAATAGCAGATTTTATGTCAGAAGTATTGGTGACTGGTTTTTCATCTTCAGATGGAGGGATAATACTTGCAGGAGTAGATGGACCTGTAGCCAATGGATCTAAACTTCATTAA
- a CDS encoding Rieske (2Fe-2S) protein, whose amino-acid sequence MKKFTLGNSKEQVLNMIPKQSIKKVLVGEHKIALLRIEDNFHAFQASCPHRGASLLEGTFNQRGEIICPLHHYRFDLNTGDVKAGSCGDLEIYRTELKENGLEIILP is encoded by the coding sequence ATGAAAAAATTCACTTTAGGAAATTCTAAAGAACAAGTGCTTAACATGATTCCTAAACAATCGATTAAAAAAGTATTGGTGGGAGAACATAAGATTGCCCTCTTAAGGATAGAAGATAACTTCCATGCATTTCAAGCCAGTTGCCCACATCGAGGAGCTTCACTTTTAGAAGGCACCTTTAACCAACGGGGAGAAATAATATGCCCACTTCATCACTACCGATTTGATTTAAACACGGGAGATGTCAAAGCTGGGTCTTGCGGAGATTTAGAAATCTACAGGACCGAACTCAAGGAAAATGGATTGGAAATAATTTTACCTTAA
- a CDS encoding cysteine desulfurase family protein: MKVYLDNAATTAMDERVIEAMIPFMKSHYGNPSSVHSPGREVRTAIEKSRKKVAELLNATPAEIFFTSGGTEADNTALVCGIESHGIKHAITSPLEHHAVLHTLEICEKKGMIQLSKLDVNEKGELDLAQLEDLLKNNPNSLVSLMHANNEIGNINDLHKIGSLCQEYNAFFHSDTVQTMGHYVHDLKSLPVDAIVAGGHKFHGPKGSGFLYVRKDKKIHPFIHGGAQERNMRGGTENVIGIIGITKALELAYSEMENHHNHVSSIKKHFIKGLQEAIPGVSFNGLSGDMDQSLYTVLNASMPPSEPNRGMLLFNLDLEGIAASGGSACSSGATVGSHVLRALNHQPERDAVRFSFSRYNTIEEVDYTISKLKELYTVEA; this comes from the coding sequence ATGAAAGTTTATTTAGATAATGCTGCCACTACGGCCATGGATGAACGTGTCATTGAAGCGATGATCCCATTTATGAAATCTCATTATGGCAATCCTTCTTCAGTTCACAGTCCTGGAAGAGAGGTAAGGACTGCGATTGAAAAATCAAGAAAGAAAGTAGCAGAATTACTAAATGCCACGCCAGCAGAGATTTTCTTTACCTCAGGGGGCACCGAGGCGGACAACACCGCTTTGGTATGTGGAATTGAAAGTCATGGCATCAAACATGCCATCACCTCCCCTTTGGAGCATCATGCAGTTTTGCACACCCTTGAAATTTGTGAGAAGAAAGGAATGATCCAGTTGAGTAAACTGGATGTAAATGAAAAAGGCGAACTGGACTTAGCCCAACTCGAAGACTTATTGAAAAACAATCCAAATTCTCTTGTTTCGCTTATGCATGCAAACAATGAGATTGGTAACATTAATGACCTTCATAAAATTGGTTCTCTATGCCAAGAATACAATGCTTTTTTCCATTCTGATACGGTTCAGACCATGGGGCATTATGTCCATGATTTGAAATCACTTCCCGTAGATGCTATTGTAGCAGGAGGCCATAAATTCCATGGACCTAAAGGTTCTGGTTTTTTATATGTCAGAAAAGATAAAAAAATCCATCCGTTTATTCACGGAGGGGCACAAGAGAGAAATATGCGGGGTGGTACTGAAAATGTCATTGGCATTATAGGGATTACCAAAGCTTTAGAATTGGCATATTCTGAGATGGAGAATCATCATAATCATGTTTCTTCCATTAAAAAGCATTTCATAAAGGGACTTCAAGAAGCCATTCCGGGAGTTTCATTCAATGGACTATCCGGAGATATGGATCAAAGCTTATACACGGTGCTGAATGCTAGTATGCCGCCTTCTGAGCCTAACAGAGGCATGTTGCTATTCAACCTTGACCTTGAGGGCATCGCAGCGTCTGGAGGCTCCGCATGCAGCTCAGGAGCTACAGTGGGTTCACATGTCTTAAGAGCGTTGAACCATCAGCCTGAAAGGGACGCTGTAAGATTTTCCTTTAGCAGATATAACACCATTGAGGAAGTCGATTACACCATCTCAAAATTGAAAGAATTATATACAGTAGAGGCATAA